From a single Oncorhynchus tshawytscha isolate Ot180627B linkage group LG33, Otsh_v2.0, whole genome shotgun sequence genomic region:
- the LOC112231309 gene encoding neutral alpha-glucosidase AB isoform X2 — MASFIERMCLYRVLVLSVFMSITQAVDRSNFKTCDQSAFCSRQRAMKPGQSSYTALLETLELSDSHLTVQLLNNNNKVLLLLELYRLQGNMTRVKINELKPIKARYEVPDVLITDPPTELMSVVAQDEHRVVLSLGGEDWRLILSAQPFRLDIMEGPQVLLSLNSRGLLAFEQLRIRKDTKSQTDTEEAGEKEDTEQHDKEKVSEGEEEAEEEVDQPGMWEETFKTHADTKPNGPSSISLDFSLPGVEHVYGIPEHADGLRLKNTDGGDPYRLYNLDVFQYELFNPMALYGAVPVLLSHNTHRTMGLFWLNAAETWVDVSSGQGSSEVPQTDVRWISESGIIDVFIMLGPRPNDVFTQYSSLTGTQAFPPLSSLAYHQCRWNYNDQEDVSAVDQGFDEHDIPYDFIWLDIEHTDGKRYFTWDNNKFPQPKDMLQGLLHKRRKMVTIVDPHIKVDSSYKIHTEIRSRGYYIKNKDGGDYEGWCWPGNAGYPDFTNPEMRKWWASMFAYDQYEGSMENLYTWNDMNEPSVFNGPEVTMHKDALHGPWEHRDIHNLYGFYVQMATAEGQIQRSGGLERPFVLTRAFFAGSQRYGAVWTGDNAAEWGHLKMSIPMCLSLGLVGISFCGADVGGFFKTPSAELLVRWYQAGAYQPFFRAHAHLDTPRREPWLFGPDNTALIREAVRQRYTLLPYWYLQFYHAQRTGQPVMRPLWVEYPEDIATFSIDNEFLIGRDLLVHPVTDERSSGVTAYLPGNGEVWYDVHTFQRHDGAQNLSIPVTMSSIPVFQRGGSIICRKNRVRRSSSCMENDPYTLYVALDSQGKAEGEIYIDDGHTFKHKTDKQFIHRRLSFTANSLSSSDLSPDSQFPTASWVEQVNILGAQKPDAVTLTTTDGGESSVEFEFDPDTAVLTLRKPGVNAGVNWTLHLR, encoded by the exons ATGGCGAGCTTCATTGAACG GATGTGCCTATATCGTGTGCTCGTGCTGTCTGTTTTCATGAGCATCACTCAAGCTGTGGATCGCAGCAACTTCAAAACATGTGACCAGAGTGCCTTCTGCAG tcgtcAAAGGGCGATGAAGCCAGGCCAGTCATCATACACAGCCTTACTGGAGACCCTGGAACTCAGTGACTCCCACCTCACAGTGCAGCTCCTGAATAACAATAATAAG GTGCTCTTGCTGCTCGAGCTGTATCGCCTTCAGGGGAACATGACCAGAGTGAAGATCAATGAGCTGAAGCCCATCAAGGCTCGATATGAGGTGCCTGATGTTCTCATCACTGACCCTCCCACTGAACT TATGTCAGTGGTGGCCCAAGATGAGCACAGGGTGGTGTTGTCTCTGGGTGGGGAGGACTGGAGGCTCATCCTCAGTGCCCAGCCCTTCCGCCTGGACATCATGGAGGGCCCACAGGTGCTGCTGTCCCTCAACTCCCGGGGCCTGCTAGCCTTCGAGCAGCTCCGCATACGCAAGGACAC CAAAAGCCAAACAGACACAGAGGAAGCTGGGGAGAAAGAGGACACAGAGCAGCATGACAAGGAAAAG GTgtcagaaggagaggaggaggcagaagaAGAGGTGGATCAGCCAGGAATGTGGGAGGAGACGTTCAAGACCCATGCTGACACCAAGCCTAATG GtccctcctccatcagtctgGACTTCTCCCTGCCTGGAGTAGAACACGTCTACGGCATCCCTGAACACGCAGACGGCCTCAGACTGAAAAACACAGA TGGAGGAGACCCCTACAGGCTTTATAACCTGGATGTGTTCCAGTATGAGCTCTTTAACCCTATGGCTCTGTATGGAGCAGTGCCTGTCCTCCTCTCACACAATACCCACCGGACTATGGGTCTCTTCTGGCTTAACGCAGCAGAGACATGGGTGGATGTCAGCTCTGGacag GGCTCCAGTGAGGTCCCTCAGACAGACGTCCGATGGATCTCTGAGAGTGGCATCATTGACGTCTTCATTATGCTGGGACCACGACCTAATGATGTGTTCACACAGTACTCTTCCTTAACAG GTACTCAggccttcccccctctctcttcgctGGCCTACCACCAGTGCCGTTGGAACTACAACGACCAGGAAGATGTGAGTGCGGTCGACCAGGGCTTTGATGAACACGACATCCCCTATGACTTCATCTGGCTGGATATTGAGCACACGGACGGCAAGCGCTACTTCACCTGGGACAACAATAAGTTCCCACAGCCCAAAGACATGCTGCAGGGCCTCCTGCATAAGAGACGCAAG ATGGTGACCATAGTGGACCCTCACATTAAGGTGGACAGCAGCTATAAGATCCACACTGAGATTCGCTCTCGAGGCTACTACATAAAAAACAAAGATGGCGGAGACTATGAGGGCTGGTGCTGGCCAG GGAATGCAGGTTACCCAGATTTTACCAACCCTGAGATGAGGAAGTGGTGGGCCAGCATGTTTGCCTATGACCAGTATGAG GGCTCGATGGAGAACCTGTACACGTGGAACGACATGAACGAGCCGTCTGTGTTCAACGGTCCAGAGGTCACCATGCACAAGGATGCCCTCCATGGGCCCTGGGAGCACAGAGACATCCACAACCTCTACGGCTTCTACGTG caAATGGCGACAGCAGAGGGTCAGATCCAGCGCTCCGGGGGGTTGGAGAGGCCTTTTGTCCTGACCAGGGCTTTTTTCGCTGGGTCTCAGCGCTATG GTGCAGTTTGGACTGGTGATAATGCAGCTGAGTGGGGCCACCTGAAGATGTCCATCCCCATGTGTCTCAGCCTGGGCCTGGTTGGCATCTCCTTCTGTGGAG CTGACGTGGGTGGTTTCTTTAAGACTCCCAGTGCGGAGCTGCTGGTGCGTTGGTACCAGGCGGGGGCCTACCAGCCCTTCTTCCGTGCCCACGCCCACCTGGACACCCCGCGGAGGGAGCCCTGGCTTTTTGGCCCTGACAACACAGCTCTCATCCGGGAGGCTGTGCGTCAGCGCTACACCCTTCTGCCCTACTGGTACCTGCAGTTCTACCATGCCCAACGCACTGGCCAGCCTGTCATGAG GCCCCTGTGGGTGGAGTATCCAGAGGATATTGCCACATTTTCCATTGACAATGAGTTCCTGATTG GCAGAGATCTTCTGGTTCACCCTGTAACAGATGAAAGGTCTAGTGGGGTCACAGCCTACTTACCTGGGAATGGAGAG GTCTGGTATGACGTCCACACGTTCCAGAGACATGACGGAGCTCAGAACCTCTCTATCCCTGTCACCATGAGCTCA ATTCCAGTGTTCCAGCGAGGAGGTTCCATTATCTGCCGGAAGAACCGTGTTCGCAGGTCCTCATCCTGCATGGAGAACGATCCCTACACCCTCTACGTGGCCCTTGACTCACAG GGCAAAGCAGAAGGAGAGATTTACATAGATGATGGTCACACCTTTAAACATAAGACAGACAAGCAGTTTATTCACAGACGCCTGAGTTTCACTGCGAACAGCCTCTCATCGAG TGATCTGTCTCCTGACTCCCAGTTTCCCACGGCCTCCTGGGTAGAGCAAGTGAACATCCTGGGAGCTCAGAAGCCTGATGCTGTCACCCTCACAACGACAG ATGGTGGGGAGTCTTCTGTGGAGTTTGAGTTTGACCCGGACACGGCAGTCTTAACTCTTCGTAAGCCTGGCGTGAACGCAGGGGTCAACTGGACATTACATCTGCGgtaa
- the LOC112231309 gene encoding neutral alpha-glucosidase AB isoform X1, whose protein sequence is MASFIERMCLYRVLVLSVFMSITQAVDRSNFKTCDQSAFCSRQRAMKPGQSSYTALLETLELSDSHLTVQLLNNNNKVLLLLELYRLQGNMTRVKINELKPIKARYEVPDVLITDPPTELMSVVAQDEHRVVLSLGGEDWRLILSAQPFRLDIMEGPQVLLSLNSRGLLAFEQLRIRKDTISHKISSTVGSMWDKIKSVFSSKSQTDTEEAGEKEDTEQHDKEKVSEGEEEAEEEVDQPGMWEETFKTHADTKPNGPSSISLDFSLPGVEHVYGIPEHADGLRLKNTDGGDPYRLYNLDVFQYELFNPMALYGAVPVLLSHNTHRTMGLFWLNAAETWVDVSSGQGSSEVPQTDVRWISESGIIDVFIMLGPRPNDVFTQYSSLTGTQAFPPLSSLAYHQCRWNYNDQEDVSAVDQGFDEHDIPYDFIWLDIEHTDGKRYFTWDNNKFPQPKDMLQGLLHKRRKMVTIVDPHIKVDSSYKIHTEIRSRGYYIKNKDGGDYEGWCWPGNAGYPDFTNPEMRKWWASMFAYDQYEGSMENLYTWNDMNEPSVFNGPEVTMHKDALHGPWEHRDIHNLYGFYVQMATAEGQIQRSGGLERPFVLTRAFFAGSQRYGAVWTGDNAAEWGHLKMSIPMCLSLGLVGISFCGADVGGFFKTPSAELLVRWYQAGAYQPFFRAHAHLDTPRREPWLFGPDNTALIREAVRQRYTLLPYWYLQFYHAQRTGQPVMRPLWVEYPEDIATFSIDNEFLIGRDLLVHPVTDERSSGVTAYLPGNGEVWYDVHTFQRHDGAQNLSIPVTMSSIPVFQRGGSIICRKNRVRRSSSCMENDPYTLYVALDSQGKAEGEIYIDDGHTFKHKTDKQFIHRRLSFTANSLSSSDLSPDSQFPTASWVEQVNILGAQKPDAVTLTTTDGGESSVEFEFDPDTAVLTLRKPGVNAGVNWTLHLR, encoded by the exons ATGGCGAGCTTCATTGAACG GATGTGCCTATATCGTGTGCTCGTGCTGTCTGTTTTCATGAGCATCACTCAAGCTGTGGATCGCAGCAACTTCAAAACATGTGACCAGAGTGCCTTCTGCAG tcgtcAAAGGGCGATGAAGCCAGGCCAGTCATCATACACAGCCTTACTGGAGACCCTGGAACTCAGTGACTCCCACCTCACAGTGCAGCTCCTGAATAACAATAATAAG GTGCTCTTGCTGCTCGAGCTGTATCGCCTTCAGGGGAACATGACCAGAGTGAAGATCAATGAGCTGAAGCCCATCAAGGCTCGATATGAGGTGCCTGATGTTCTCATCACTGACCCTCCCACTGAACT TATGTCAGTGGTGGCCCAAGATGAGCACAGGGTGGTGTTGTCTCTGGGTGGGGAGGACTGGAGGCTCATCCTCAGTGCCCAGCCCTTCCGCCTGGACATCATGGAGGGCCCACAGGTGCTGCTGTCCCTCAACTCCCGGGGCCTGCTAGCCTTCGAGCAGCTCCGCATACGCAAGGACAC TATTTCCCACAAAATAAGTAGCACAGTCGGTAGCATGTGGGATAAGATCAAGAGCGTTTTCTCTAG CAAAAGCCAAACAGACACAGAGGAAGCTGGGGAGAAAGAGGACACAGAGCAGCATGACAAGGAAAAG GTgtcagaaggagaggaggaggcagaagaAGAGGTGGATCAGCCAGGAATGTGGGAGGAGACGTTCAAGACCCATGCTGACACCAAGCCTAATG GtccctcctccatcagtctgGACTTCTCCCTGCCTGGAGTAGAACACGTCTACGGCATCCCTGAACACGCAGACGGCCTCAGACTGAAAAACACAGA TGGAGGAGACCCCTACAGGCTTTATAACCTGGATGTGTTCCAGTATGAGCTCTTTAACCCTATGGCTCTGTATGGAGCAGTGCCTGTCCTCCTCTCACACAATACCCACCGGACTATGGGTCTCTTCTGGCTTAACGCAGCAGAGACATGGGTGGATGTCAGCTCTGGacag GGCTCCAGTGAGGTCCCTCAGACAGACGTCCGATGGATCTCTGAGAGTGGCATCATTGACGTCTTCATTATGCTGGGACCACGACCTAATGATGTGTTCACACAGTACTCTTCCTTAACAG GTACTCAggccttcccccctctctcttcgctGGCCTACCACCAGTGCCGTTGGAACTACAACGACCAGGAAGATGTGAGTGCGGTCGACCAGGGCTTTGATGAACACGACATCCCCTATGACTTCATCTGGCTGGATATTGAGCACACGGACGGCAAGCGCTACTTCACCTGGGACAACAATAAGTTCCCACAGCCCAAAGACATGCTGCAGGGCCTCCTGCATAAGAGACGCAAG ATGGTGACCATAGTGGACCCTCACATTAAGGTGGACAGCAGCTATAAGATCCACACTGAGATTCGCTCTCGAGGCTACTACATAAAAAACAAAGATGGCGGAGACTATGAGGGCTGGTGCTGGCCAG GGAATGCAGGTTACCCAGATTTTACCAACCCTGAGATGAGGAAGTGGTGGGCCAGCATGTTTGCCTATGACCAGTATGAG GGCTCGATGGAGAACCTGTACACGTGGAACGACATGAACGAGCCGTCTGTGTTCAACGGTCCAGAGGTCACCATGCACAAGGATGCCCTCCATGGGCCCTGGGAGCACAGAGACATCCACAACCTCTACGGCTTCTACGTG caAATGGCGACAGCAGAGGGTCAGATCCAGCGCTCCGGGGGGTTGGAGAGGCCTTTTGTCCTGACCAGGGCTTTTTTCGCTGGGTCTCAGCGCTATG GTGCAGTTTGGACTGGTGATAATGCAGCTGAGTGGGGCCACCTGAAGATGTCCATCCCCATGTGTCTCAGCCTGGGCCTGGTTGGCATCTCCTTCTGTGGAG CTGACGTGGGTGGTTTCTTTAAGACTCCCAGTGCGGAGCTGCTGGTGCGTTGGTACCAGGCGGGGGCCTACCAGCCCTTCTTCCGTGCCCACGCCCACCTGGACACCCCGCGGAGGGAGCCCTGGCTTTTTGGCCCTGACAACACAGCTCTCATCCGGGAGGCTGTGCGTCAGCGCTACACCCTTCTGCCCTACTGGTACCTGCAGTTCTACCATGCCCAACGCACTGGCCAGCCTGTCATGAG GCCCCTGTGGGTGGAGTATCCAGAGGATATTGCCACATTTTCCATTGACAATGAGTTCCTGATTG GCAGAGATCTTCTGGTTCACCCTGTAACAGATGAAAGGTCTAGTGGGGTCACAGCCTACTTACCTGGGAATGGAGAG GTCTGGTATGACGTCCACACGTTCCAGAGACATGACGGAGCTCAGAACCTCTCTATCCCTGTCACCATGAGCTCA ATTCCAGTGTTCCAGCGAGGAGGTTCCATTATCTGCCGGAAGAACCGTGTTCGCAGGTCCTCATCCTGCATGGAGAACGATCCCTACACCCTCTACGTGGCCCTTGACTCACAG GGCAAAGCAGAAGGAGAGATTTACATAGATGATGGTCACACCTTTAAACATAAGACAGACAAGCAGTTTATTCACAGACGCCTGAGTTTCACTGCGAACAGCCTCTCATCGAG TGATCTGTCTCCTGACTCCCAGTTTCCCACGGCCTCCTGGGTAGAGCAAGTGAACATCCTGGGAGCTCAGAAGCCTGATGCTGTCACCCTCACAACGACAG ATGGTGGGGAGTCTTCTGTGGAGTTTGAGTTTGACCCGGACACGGCAGTCTTAACTCTTCGTAAGCCTGGCGTGAACGCAGGGGTCAACTGGACATTACATCTGCGgtaa
- the LOC112231311 gene encoding solute carrier family 25 member 45 isoform X2 — protein MTFPVLTTGITNAVVFGSYSNALDCLTQSQRNDRIQGNPASASAVFAAGCFSGLAQVVVTAPVDLVKVRLQSQTKGWAGVGGDGYRGPTHCVTVILREEGPRGLFRGGLALTLRDVPCYGIYFLPYEITCRFLTEEGKRPGTFAVLMAGGVAGVVTWAFATPMDVVKARLQMSGAGGRVYQGVLHCMSVSLKEEGVRVFFKGLLLNSLRAFPVNAITFLSYESLMRFLTRPSAD, from the exons ATGACATTTCCTGTCCTGACTACTGGCATCACCAACGCTGTGGTCTTTGGTTCCTATAGCAATGCTTTAGACTGCCTCACCCAGTCCCAACGGAATGACCGAATCCAAGGCAACCCTGCCTCGGCATCAGCAGTCTTCGCAGCTGGCTGTTTCTCAGGTCTGGCACAG GTGGTGGTTACTGCGCCTGTTGACCTGGTGAAGGTACGCTTGCAGTCCCAGACCAAGGGCTGGGCTGGGGTCGGTGGTGACGGGTATCGAGGTCCCACTCACTGTGTGACTGTCATCCTGAGGGAGGAGGGGCCAAGGGGATTGTTTCGAGGGGGGTTGGCTCTTACCCTGAGAGATGTACCCTGCTATGGAATTTACTTCTTGCCTTACGAAATCACCTGCAGGTTTCTGACGGAAGAAGGCAAACGGCCAG GCACATTTGCAGTATTGATGGCGGGTGGGGTGGCAGGCGTGGTGACGTGGGCCTTTGCCACGCCCATGGATGTGGTGAAAGCGCGGCTGCAGATGTCCGGTGCTGGGGGCCGGGTGTACCAGGGGGTCCTGCACTGCATGAGTGTGAGTCtgaaggaggagggggtgagagtgtTCTTTAAGGGGCTCCTCCTGAACAGCCTGAGGGCCTTCCCTGTCAACGCAATCACCTTCCTCAGCTATGAGAGCCTGATGCGTTTTCTCACCCGGCCGTCTGCAGACTGA
- the LOC112231311 gene encoding solute carrier family 25 member 45 isoform X1, with amino-acid sequence MLFVEFIAGCLSGAVGLAFGHPMDTVKVRLQTQVKYKGICDCVARTYTREGIPGFFKGMTFPVLTTGITNAVVFGSYSNALDCLTQSQRNDRIQGNPASASAVFAAGCFSGLAQVVVTAPVDLVKVRLQSQTKGWAGVGGDGYRGPTHCVTVILREEGPRGLFRGGLALTLRDVPCYGIYFLPYEITCRFLTEEGKRPGTFAVLMAGGVAGVVTWAFATPMDVVKARLQMSGAGGRVYQGVLHCMSVSLKEEGVRVFFKGLLLNSLRAFPVNAITFLSYESLMRFLTRPSAD; translated from the exons ATGCTGTTTGTGGAATTCATAGCAGGATGCCTTTCAG GAGCAGTAGGGTTGGCTTTTGGTCATCCAATGGACACAGTGAAG GTGCGTCTGCAGACCCAGGTTAAATACAAGGGGATTTGTGACTGTGTGGCTAGGACATACACTCGTGAAGGG ATCCCTGGGTTCTTCAAGGGCATGACATTTCCTGTCCTGACTACTGGCATCACCAACGCTGTGGTCTTTGGTTCCTATAGCAATGCTTTAGACTGCCTCACCCAGTCCCAACGGAATGACCGAATCCAAGGCAACCCTGCCTCGGCATCAGCAGTCTTCGCAGCTGGCTGTTTCTCAGGTCTGGCACAG GTGGTGGTTACTGCGCCTGTTGACCTGGTGAAGGTACGCTTGCAGTCCCAGACCAAGGGCTGGGCTGGGGTCGGTGGTGACGGGTATCGAGGTCCCACTCACTGTGTGACTGTCATCCTGAGGGAGGAGGGGCCAAGGGGATTGTTTCGAGGGGGGTTGGCTCTTACCCTGAGAGATGTACCCTGCTATGGAATTTACTTCTTGCCTTACGAAATCACCTGCAGGTTTCTGACGGAAGAAGGCAAACGGCCAG GCACATTTGCAGTATTGATGGCGGGTGGGGTGGCAGGCGTGGTGACGTGGGCCTTTGCCACGCCCATGGATGTGGTGAAAGCGCGGCTGCAGATGTCCGGTGCTGGGGGCCGGGTGTACCAGGGGGTCCTGCACTGCATGAGTGTGAGTCtgaaggaggagggggtgagagtgtTCTTTAAGGGGCTCCTCCTGAACAGCCTGAGGGCCTTCCCTGTCAACGCAATCACCTTCCTCAGCTATGAGAGCCTGATGCGTTTTCTCACCCGGCCGTCTGCAGACTGA